A window from Streptomyces subrutilus encodes these proteins:
- a CDS encoding NAD(P)/FAD-dependent oxidoreductase, translated as MDDDMDDHPEPRDGAVVLGAGVAGLLAARVLAERFDRVTVVERDELPDSGPAFRPGVPQSRHAHVLWSKGVDLIEDLLPGTTARLLAGGAVLLDLPRDFLWLSPADWFLPVHGARALLGSRELLDRTLRGQVLRDARIRVRARCTATGLVAAADGRSVAGVELRSGERLPARLVVDATGRTSRAPDWLAALGHPVPATTRYDSRLGYSSRSYAVPPDPARRWRGMYVQGRPDSPRGGVLVPLEGDRWLATLIGNGDHAPPTAEEEFLGFARSLRSPALHDALRDAQPLSSPVGFRNTANERRHYERLEHAPDGFLVLGDAACRFNPVYGHGMTVAALAADALREELRTLSPREVPGAVRRIQRSTAAAAETAWQIATSEDLRYPQTDGPPPDRTTRIMQRYMSRVIVGANADPAVAARFFGVLSLSATPDTLLGPATMLRVLSRWRRPASPHTTPYPSHHAPPGARQDPKETA; from the coding sequence ATGGACGACGACATGGACGACCACCCGGAACCCCGCGACGGCGCCGTGGTCCTCGGAGCGGGCGTGGCCGGGCTGCTGGCGGCGCGGGTCCTGGCCGAGCGTTTCGACCGCGTCACCGTGGTCGAACGGGACGAACTCCCCGACTCCGGACCGGCCTTCCGGCCCGGTGTCCCGCAGTCGCGGCACGCGCACGTGCTGTGGTCCAAGGGCGTGGACCTGATCGAGGACCTGCTGCCCGGCACCACGGCGCGCCTGCTCGCGGGCGGGGCGGTCCTGCTGGACCTGCCCCGCGACTTCCTGTGGCTCAGCCCCGCCGACTGGTTCCTCCCGGTGCACGGCGCCCGGGCCCTGCTCGGCAGCCGGGAACTGCTCGACCGGACCCTGCGCGGCCAGGTGCTGCGCGACGCCCGGATCCGCGTACGGGCGCGGTGCACGGCCACCGGGCTGGTGGCCGCTGCGGACGGCCGCTCGGTGGCCGGCGTGGAACTGCGGAGCGGCGAACGGCTGCCGGCCCGGCTCGTGGTCGACGCGACCGGACGCACCTCCAGGGCCCCCGACTGGCTCGCCGCCCTCGGCCACCCCGTCCCCGCGACCACCCGCTACGACTCCCGGCTCGGCTACTCCAGCCGCTCCTACGCCGTCCCGCCCGACCCCGCGCGCCGCTGGCGGGGGATGTACGTGCAGGGCCGTCCCGACAGCCCGCGCGGCGGCGTGCTGGTCCCGCTGGAGGGCGACCGGTGGCTGGCGACGCTCATCGGCAACGGCGACCACGCCCCGCCCACCGCGGAGGAGGAGTTCCTCGGCTTCGCCCGCAGCCTGCGCAGCCCCGCCCTGCACGACGCCCTCCGCGACGCGCAGCCCCTGTCCTCGCCGGTCGGCTTCCGCAACACCGCGAACGAACGCCGCCACTACGAGCGCCTGGAGCACGCACCCGACGGCTTCCTGGTCCTCGGCGACGCGGCCTGCCGCTTCAACCCCGTGTACGGGCACGGGATGACCGTGGCCGCCCTGGCCGCGGACGCCCTGCGCGAGGAACTGCGCACCCTGTCCCCGCGGGAGGTCCCGGGGGCGGTGCGGCGGATCCAGCGCAGCACCGCGGCCGCGGCCGAGACGGCCTGGCAGATCGCCACGAGCGAGGACCTGCGCTACCCGCAGACAGACGGCCCGCCACCGGACCGCACCACCCGGATCATGCAGCGCTACATGTCCCGCGTGATCGTCGGCGCCAACGCCGACCCGGCCGTGGCCGCCCGCTTCTTCGGGGTGCTGTCCCTGTCCGCGACGCCGGACACCCTGCTGGGCCCGGCCACGATGCTCCGCGTCCTGTCCCGCTGGCGCCGGCCGGCCTCCCCGCACACCACCCCGTACCCGTCCCACCACGCGCCGCCGGGGGCCCGGCAAGATCCGAAAGAGACGGCCTAG
- a CDS encoding oxidoreductase, giving the protein MPGWNATHIPDQSGRTAVVTGANSGIGYVTARELARRGAVVVLACRSAARGRAAVIRLRTEVPAAEVEFTELDLADLSSVREFAQGYGRRHASLDLLVNNAGVMALPYGRTADGFETQFGVNHLGHFALTGLLLPRLRAAAPGARIVNVSSAFHALGDIDHDDLGSERDYRRWTAYGRSKTANLLFTHELARRFTEARETIVPAAAHPGYASSNLHAGAARLEGPTLTSRMTAAGNALLAQPAASGALPTLYAATAPGVRPDEFIGPRFGWRGAPARSRRAKWTLDDASGERLWAASERLTGVSYASLPR; this is encoded by the coding sequence ATGCCCGGCTGGAACGCCACGCACATCCCGGACCAGAGCGGCCGCACCGCGGTCGTGACCGGCGCCAACAGCGGGATCGGCTACGTCACCGCCCGCGAGCTCGCCCGGCGCGGCGCGGTCGTGGTGCTGGCCTGCCGCAGCGCCGCCCGGGGCCGCGCCGCCGTGATCCGGCTGCGTACCGAAGTCCCGGCCGCCGAGGTGGAGTTCACCGAGCTGGACCTCGCCGACCTCTCGTCCGTACGGGAGTTCGCGCAGGGGTACGGCCGCCGCCACGCCTCCCTGGACCTGCTGGTGAACAACGCCGGGGTGATGGCACTGCCCTACGGCCGCACCGCCGACGGCTTCGAGACCCAGTTCGGCGTCAACCACCTCGGACACTTCGCCCTGACCGGACTGCTGCTGCCGCGGCTGCGCGCCGCCGCCCCCGGCGCCCGGATCGTCAACGTCTCCAGCGCCTTCCACGCCCTCGGCGACATCGATCACGACGACCTCGGCAGTGAGCGCGACTACCGCCGCTGGACCGCCTACGGCCGATCCAAGACCGCCAACCTGCTGTTCACCCACGAGCTGGCCCGCCGCTTCACCGAAGCCCGCGAGACGATCGTCCCGGCCGCCGCCCACCCCGGCTACGCCTCCAGCAACCTGCACGCCGGCGCCGCGCGGCTGGAGGGTCCCACCCTCACCTCGCGGATGACGGCGGCCGGCAACGCGCTCCTCGCCCAGCCCGCCGCCTCGGGCGCCCTGCCCACGCTCTACGCCGCCACCGCGCCCGGGGTCCGCCCGGACGAGTTCATCGGGCCGCGGTTCGGCTGGCGCGGCGCGCCCGCGCGCTCCCGGCGGGCGAAGTGGACCCTGGACGACGCCTCCGGCGAGCGCCTCTGGGCCGCCTCCGAGCGGCTCACGGGCGTCTCGTACGCCTCCCTGCCGCGCTGA
- the cbiE gene encoding precorrin-6y C5,15-methyltransferase (decarboxylating) subunit CbiE, which yields MSSAPPPLPVTVVGLGADGWAGLAATARSALGSAEVLIGGPRQLALLPAAECAGERVAWPSPLRPAVPRLMAEHAGRRIAVLASGDPLFYGIGRALAQELGPDALRILPHPSSVSYACARLGWPVEETEVVTVVGRPVARVAAALHDGRRVLVLSAGAGSPGEIAALLRERGFGPSRMRVLERLGAPEEDAYEGRADAWEHPPGDPLNVVAVECRRDPAHAGPRIGATPGLPDGAYEHDGQLTKRHVRAATLCALAPAPGELLWDIGGGSGSIGIEWMRTHPSCRAVTVERVPERAERIARNAASLGVPGLRVVVGAAPEALSALPAPDAVFIGGGLTAPGLLDTVWSALAPGGRLVVNTVTLESEAVLAERYRRHGGELVKLAVAHAVPVGGFTGWRQAMAVTQWSVTKPAPSPADAGDHHHGRHDEHHHHDNHGKHGNHDDKAHEADEAKENERS from the coding sequence GTGAGCTCCGCACCGCCCCCCTTGCCCGTGACGGTCGTCGGCCTCGGCGCCGACGGCTGGGCCGGGCTCGCCGCCACCGCGCGCTCGGCGCTCGGCTCCGCCGAGGTGCTGATCGGCGGGCCGCGGCAGCTGGCCCTGCTGCCCGCCGCCGAGTGCGCCGGGGAGCGGGTGGCATGGCCGAGCCCGCTGCGCCCGGCCGTGCCCCGGCTGATGGCGGAGCACGCGGGCCGCCGGATCGCGGTACTGGCCAGCGGCGACCCGCTCTTCTACGGGATCGGCCGCGCCCTCGCGCAGGAGCTCGGCCCGGACGCGCTGCGGATCCTGCCGCACCCCTCGTCGGTGTCGTACGCCTGCGCCCGCCTGGGCTGGCCGGTGGAGGAGACCGAGGTCGTCACGGTGGTCGGCCGTCCCGTGGCCAGGGTCGCGGCGGCCCTGCACGACGGGCGGCGCGTCCTGGTGCTCAGCGCGGGTGCCGGTTCCCCGGGGGAGATCGCCGCGCTGCTGCGCGAGCGCGGCTTCGGCCCGAGCCGGATGCGGGTGCTGGAGCGGCTCGGCGCCCCGGAGGAGGACGCGTACGAGGGGCGCGCGGACGCCTGGGAGCACCCGCCGGGCGACCCGCTGAACGTGGTGGCCGTGGAGTGCCGCCGGGACCCGGCCCATGCGGGGCCGCGGATCGGTGCGACCCCCGGACTGCCGGACGGCGCGTACGAGCACGACGGGCAGCTCACGAAGCGGCACGTCCGGGCGGCGACCCTGTGTGCGCTCGCCCCGGCCCCCGGCGAGCTGCTGTGGGACATCGGCGGCGGCTCCGGTTCCATCGGCATCGAGTGGATGCGCACCCACCCGTCGTGCCGGGCGGTGACCGTGGAGCGGGTGCCGGAGCGGGCCGAGCGGATCGCCCGCAACGCGGCGTCGCTCGGCGTGCCCGGCCTGCGCGTGGTCGTCGGCGCCGCCCCCGAGGCGCTCTCCGCGCTCCCGGCCCCCGACGCGGTGTTCATCGGCGGCGGCCTGACCGCGCCGGGCCTGCTCGACACGGTCTGGTCGGCGCTGGCGCCCGGCGGGCGGCTGGTGGTCAACACGGTGACGCTGGAGTCGGAGGCCGTGCTGGCCGAGCGGTACCGGCGCCACGGCGGCGAGTTGGTGAAGCTGGCGGTCGCGCACGCGGTGCCGGTCGGCGGGTTCACGGGCTGGCGGCAGGCGATGGCGGTCACCCAGTGGTCGGTCACCAAGCCCGCGCCGTCCCCCGCGGACGCCGGGGACCACCACCACGGCCGACACGACGAACACCACCACCACGACAACCACGGCAAGCACGGCAACCACGACGACAAGGCCCACGAGGCCGACGAGGCGAAGGAGAACGAGCGCTCATGA
- the cobM gene encoding precorrin-4 C(11)-methyltransferase gives MTVYFIGAGPGAADLITVRGARTLAAAPVCLYAGSLVPRELLAECPPDARLVDTSQLDLDAIVGEFTAAHAAGLDVARLHSGDPSVFSAVAEQMRRLDAAGIPYEVVPGVPAFAAAAAALKRELTVPTVGQTVILTRVAQQATPMPPGEDLATLGRSGALLVLHLATRYADRVVEELLPHYGAECPAAVVAMASRPDELVLRGTLADIADQVKAAGLVRTAVILVGRTLGAEQFRDSHLYSPERDRHAC, from the coding sequence ATGACCGTGTACTTCATCGGTGCGGGCCCCGGCGCCGCCGACCTGATCACGGTGCGCGGTGCCCGGACCCTGGCCGCCGCCCCCGTCTGCCTGTACGCGGGCAGCCTCGTCCCGCGCGAACTGCTCGCCGAGTGCCCGCCGGACGCCCGGCTGGTCGACACCTCGCAGCTCGATCTGGACGCGATCGTCGGCGAGTTCACCGCGGCCCACGCGGCCGGCCTGGACGTGGCGCGGCTGCACTCCGGGGACCCGTCGGTCTTCAGCGCGGTCGCGGAGCAGATGCGCAGGCTCGACGCGGCCGGCATCCCGTACGAGGTGGTCCCGGGCGTACCGGCCTTCGCCGCGGCCGCGGCCGCCCTGAAGCGGGAGCTGACCGTCCCGACCGTCGGCCAGACCGTGATCCTGACCCGGGTCGCGCAGCAGGCGACCCCCATGCCCCCGGGCGAGGACCTGGCGACGCTGGGCCGCAGCGGCGCGCTGCTGGTGCTGCACCTGGCGACCCGTTACGCGGACCGGGTCGTCGAGGAACTCCTGCCGCACTACGGGGCCGAGTGCCCCGCGGCGGTCGTCGCGATGGCCAGCCGGCCCGACGAACTGGTGCTGCGCGGCACCCTCGCCGACATCGCGGACCAGGTGAAGGCGGCGGGCCTGGTGCGCACCGCGGTCATCCTGGTCGGCCGCACCCTCGGGGCGGAGCAGTTCCGCGACAGCCACCTGTACTCCCCCGAGCGCGACCGGCATGCCTGCTGA